From a single Paraburkholderia sp. FT54 genomic region:
- a CDS encoding xanthine dehydrogenase family protein molybdopterin-binding subunit encodes MNLIGQPLDRTDGLLKVTGEARYAAEFPEARLAHAVLVTSTIARGTIASIDASRAQALPGVLLVMTYQNAPRLPNGGKAALAPPAGRRLSLLQDNDVHYSNEPVAVVVADTLEHATDAARQLRIAYQSSAATVDFARALPNAYAPDKPQGRQTDTQRGSFDDGLQSGAMRVDATYTTPIEHHNPMEPHATMAHWDGPQLTLYDSTQGVSGAAQAIAKTLGVSPSDVRVISPFVGGGFGCKGSSWSHVSLCAMAAKQTGRPVRLVLERPQMFGPVGARPRTEQHFVLAARRDGTLTAMRHDSISNTSVIEDWTETCCMVTRMLYAVPNQVTTHRIVQLNLGTPTFTRAPGETTGSFALESAMDELAAALKMDPLALRIKNYADADPQENKPWSGKSLRECYRIGAEKFGWSRRTPAPRSMRNGGTLIGMGMATATYPANRSEASAIARILPDGTAMVASGTQDIGTGTYTVMTQVAADALGFAPENIRFALGDSSLPRAPGSGGSQSTASVSPAVRDAASQARSQLIALALADQASPVHGIALDDITVENGWVMSRSQPGRRDPAAAIIARSGGKPIEASATVKPGDEKQKYSFHSFGAVFVEVHVDADLGTIRVPRVVGVYDVGRVLNEKTARSQLMGGIVWGVGAALQEETSLDTRYGRFTNANLADYHVPVNADIGSLDITFIDRPDPYINSLGVRGIGEIGVTGVPAAIANAVYHATGVRVRDLPITVDKVMGTMEV; translated from the coding sequence ATGAATCTGATTGGTCAACCGCTCGACCGCACCGACGGTCTGCTCAAAGTCACCGGCGAAGCGCGCTATGCAGCCGAATTTCCTGAAGCGCGTCTCGCGCATGCGGTGCTCGTCACCAGCACGATTGCGCGCGGCACCATTGCATCGATCGATGCGAGCCGCGCGCAGGCGCTGCCCGGCGTGCTGCTCGTGATGACGTATCAGAATGCGCCGCGTCTGCCGAACGGCGGCAAGGCCGCGTTGGCGCCGCCGGCCGGACGCCGCCTCTCGCTGCTGCAGGACAACGATGTTCACTACAGCAACGAGCCGGTCGCCGTGGTGGTGGCCGACACGCTCGAACATGCCACCGACGCCGCGCGCCAGTTGCGCATCGCGTATCAGAGCAGCGCCGCGACCGTGGACTTTGCGCGGGCCTTGCCGAACGCGTATGCGCCGGACAAACCGCAAGGCAGGCAAACCGACACGCAACGCGGCAGCTTCGACGACGGCCTGCAAAGCGGCGCGATGCGTGTGGACGCAACCTACACCACGCCGATCGAACATCACAACCCGATGGAGCCGCACGCCACGATGGCGCACTGGGACGGTCCGCAACTCACGCTCTACGATTCGACGCAAGGCGTGAGCGGCGCGGCGCAGGCGATCGCGAAGACGCTCGGCGTTTCACCCAGCGACGTGCGCGTGATTTCGCCGTTCGTGGGCGGCGGTTTCGGTTGCAAGGGCTCGTCATGGTCGCATGTCTCGTTGTGCGCGATGGCGGCGAAGCAGACCGGGCGGCCCGTGCGGCTCGTGCTCGAACGGCCGCAGATGTTCGGCCCGGTTGGCGCGCGTCCGCGCACCGAGCAGCACTTCGTGCTCGCCGCGCGGCGCGACGGCACGCTGACCGCGATGCGCCACGACAGCATCTCGAACACCTCGGTGATCGAAGACTGGACCGAGACCTGCTGCATGGTCACGCGCATGCTGTACGCGGTGCCCAACCAGGTCACCACGCACCGCATCGTGCAGCTCAATCTCGGCACGCCGACCTTCACGCGCGCGCCGGGCGAAACAACCGGCTCGTTCGCGCTCGAATCGGCCATGGACGAACTCGCGGCGGCCCTGAAGATGGACCCGCTCGCGCTGCGCATCAAGAATTACGCCGACGCCGACCCACAGGAAAACAAGCCGTGGTCGGGCAAGTCCTTGCGCGAGTGTTATCGGATCGGCGCGGAGAAATTCGGCTGGTCGCGACGCACGCCCGCCCCGCGCTCGATGCGCAACGGCGGCACGCTGATCGGCATGGGCATGGCGACCGCGACCTATCCGGCCAATCGCAGCGAAGCCAGCGCCATTGCGCGGATCTTGCCGGACGGCACCGCGATGGTCGCCTCCGGCACCCAGGATATCGGCACCGGCACCTATACCGTGATGACCCAGGTGGCCGCCGACGCGCTCGGCTTCGCGCCGGAAAACATTCGCTTCGCGCTCGGCGATTCGTCGCTGCCCAGAGCGCCGGGGTCGGGCGGTTCGCAATCGACCGCGAGCGTGTCGCCGGCCGTGCGCGACGCGGCGAGCCAGGCGCGCAGCCAGTTGATCGCGCTGGCGCTCGCCGATCAGGCGTCGCCCGTGCACGGCATCGCGCTCGACGACATCACCGTGGAAAACGGCTGGGTGATGAGCCGCTCGCAACCGGGCAGGCGCGATCCGGCGGCGGCGATCATCGCGCGCTCGGGCGGCAAGCCGATCGAGGCGAGCGCGACCGTCAAGCCCGGCGACGAAAAGCAGAAGTACTCGTTTCACTCGTTCGGCGCCGTGTTCGTGGAAGTGCATGTCGATGCCGATCTCGGCACGATCCGTGTGCCGCGCGTGGTCGGCGTCTACGACGTGGGCCGCGTGCTCAACGAGAAGACAGCACGCAGCCAGTTGATGGGCGGCATCGTGTGGGGCGTCGGGGCGGCGCTGCAGGAAGAGACCTCGCTCGATACGCGTTACGGGCGCTTCACCAACGCGAATCTCGCGGACTATCACGTGCCGGTGAATGCCGATATCGGTTCGCTCGACATTACTTTTATCGACCGGCCGGATCCGTATATCAACTCGCTCGGGGTGCGCGGTATCGGTGAGATCGGCGTGACGGGCGTGCCGGCGGCGATTGCGAACGCGGTGTATCACGCCACGGGCGTGCGCGTGCGCGATCTGCCCATCACGGTAGACAAGGTGATGGGCACGATGGAGGTTTGA
- a CDS encoding nucleotidyltransferase family protein: MAYASLATGVLLAAGFGSRFDPDGLHNKLLARMPDGTPVAHESAHRLLRVVTRVLAVVRPGSDALARLLNDAGCDVVFALDAERGMGASLAAGVEASEGAEGWIVALADMPRIATTTIEGVARALDGGASLVAPFYQGQRGHPVGFGIEHRDALLALDGDTGARSLLMSQQVTRLDVDDAGILRDVDTPEDLRNV, encoded by the coding sequence ATGGCCTACGCCTCGCTCGCCACTGGCGTGTTGCTCGCCGCCGGCTTCGGTTCTCGCTTCGATCCGGACGGCCTGCACAATAAACTGCTCGCGCGCATGCCCGACGGCACGCCGGTCGCGCATGAATCGGCGCATCGGCTGCTGCGGGTCGTGACGCGCGTGCTGGCCGTAGTGCGGCCGGGTTCGGACGCGCTCGCGCGGCTGCTCAACGATGCCGGTTGCGACGTGGTGTTCGCGCTGGACGCCGAACGCGGCATGGGCGCGAGTCTCGCCGCCGGCGTCGAGGCCAGCGAGGGCGCCGAGGGTTGGATCGTCGCGCTCGCGGACATGCCGCGCATCGCCACCACGACGATCGAAGGCGTGGCGCGCGCGCTCGACGGCGGCGCGTCGCTGGTCGCGCCGTTTTATCAGGGGCAGCGTGGGCATCCGGTCGGCTTCGGCATCGAGCATCGCGACGCGCTGCTGGCACTCGACGGCGACACCGGCGCGAGGTCGTTGCTCATGTCGCAACAGGTGACGCGGCTGGACGTCGACGACGCGGGCATTTTGCGCGACGTCGATACGCCGGAGGATCTGCGCAACGTGTAG
- a CDS encoding D-(-)-3-hydroxybutyrate oligomer hydrolase, whose translation MTSAFGIRPTPSPVPLVRTLATTMAVAIALTACQGSSDIDSPPQANSLPGFVTASSVKTQSYDGNTDDLLTAGLGKSGLGSATAPAIANAAQPTAAELRRLAIWSNYRALVDMTANGGYGRFWGPNVDLNGNDTLGEGKIAGKEYLAYADDGSGTQNVTMLVQIPASFNADQPCIVTATSSGSRGVYGAISAAGEWGLKRGCAVAYTDKGSGNGAHELSSNLVTLIDGTLQNATTAGKASFFTANLGNTDLASYNSRFPNRYAFKHAHSQQNPEKDWGKNTLQAIQFAYWALNDSYGALNGSTRTVRYASGSITTIAASVSNGGGASLAAAEQDTSGLITAVVVGEPQINLRLPAQVSVAQGGVPVGAFGKPLADYTTLANMLQPCAALAPAATGAPYLTALPLATTTAIRTARCASLAAAGVIAGGDVTTQAANALALLHQNGYQTDSDLLQAPMWDSQAVPAVAVTYADAYAKASVTANLCDFSFGTTSATGTAGVTPAVSPMPTVFGNGNGVPPTNGISLIFNSGGGAADHRLATADGSFAGASCLRTLWTNGTLTNSVEAIRVNANLHGKPAIIVQGRADALVPINHASRPYLGLNQLSEGGASKLSFYEVTNAQHFDAFLGVAGFDSRFVPLHYYNLQALNLMWSHLKNGTPLPPSQVIHTIPRGGAAGAAPALSTANLPSIAASPGVNAITVTNGAVNVPD comes from the coding sequence ATGACATCAGCTTTCGGAATCAGACCTACGCCAAGCCCCGTGCCGTTGGTGCGAACCCTGGCGACGACGATGGCCGTGGCAATTGCGCTGACCGCCTGCCAGGGCAGCAGCGACATTGATTCGCCGCCGCAAGCGAACTCGCTGCCGGGTTTCGTTACTGCCTCATCGGTGAAAACCCAGTCCTACGACGGCAACACCGACGACCTGCTCACCGCGGGCCTCGGCAAATCCGGCCTCGGGTCGGCCACGGCGCCGGCCATTGCCAATGCCGCGCAACCCACCGCCGCCGAACTGCGGCGCCTCGCCATCTGGTCGAACTATCGCGCGCTCGTCGACATGACGGCGAACGGCGGCTATGGACGCTTCTGGGGGCCCAATGTCGACCTGAACGGCAACGACACGCTCGGCGAAGGCAAGATCGCCGGCAAGGAATACCTCGCTTACGCCGACGACGGCAGCGGCACGCAGAACGTGACCATGCTCGTTCAGATACCGGCAAGCTTCAATGCGGATCAGCCGTGCATTGTCACGGCAACGTCATCCGGTTCGCGCGGCGTTTACGGCGCGATTTCGGCGGCAGGCGAGTGGGGCCTCAAGCGCGGTTGCGCGGTCGCGTACACCGACAAAGGCAGCGGCAACGGCGCACATGAGTTGTCTTCCAATCTGGTTACACTGATCGACGGCACGTTGCAGAACGCGACCACCGCCGGCAAGGCCAGCTTCTTCACGGCCAACCTGGGCAACACCGATCTCGCGTCTTACAACAGCAGGTTTCCGAATCGCTACGCGTTCAAGCACGCGCATTCACAGCAGAATCCCGAGAAGGATTGGGGCAAGAATACGTTGCAGGCGATCCAGTTCGCGTATTGGGCGCTCAACGATTCTTACGGAGCGCTCAACGGTTCGACTCGCACGGTGCGTTACGCGAGCGGCAGCATCACGACCATCGCGGCCTCGGTGAGCAACGGCGGCGGCGCGTCGCTCGCGGCGGCGGAACAGGACACGTCCGGTTTGATCACCGCGGTCGTCGTGGGCGAACCGCAGATCAATTTGCGCTTGCCCGCGCAGGTATCGGTGGCCCAGGGCGGCGTGCCGGTAGGTGCATTCGGCAAGCCGCTCGCCGACTACACGACGCTCGCGAACATGCTGCAACCGTGCGCGGCGCTTGCGCCCGCGGCGACCGGCGCGCCGTATCTGACAGCATTGCCACTCGCCACGACCACGGCGATTCGCACCGCGCGATGCGCGTCGCTGGCAGCCGCTGGCGTGATCGCGGGCGGGGACGTGACGACCCAGGCGGCCAACGCGCTCGCGCTCCTGCATCAGAACGGCTACCAGACCGACTCCGATCTGCTGCAAGCGCCGATGTGGGATTCGCAGGCGGTGCCGGCTGTCGCCGTGACCTATGCGGATGCATACGCAAAAGCGAGCGTCACCGCCAACCTTTGCGACTTCAGCTTCGGCACGACGAGCGCGACGGGAACAGCCGGCGTGACGCCGGCGGTGTCGCCGATGCCCACGGTGTTCGGTAATGGCAACGGGGTGCCGCCGACCAACGGCATCAGCCTCATCTTCAATTCGGGTGGGGGCGCGGCGGACCACCGGCTGGCGACCGCCGACGGCAGTTTCGCGGGGGCCTCCTGCCTGCGTACGCTGTGGACGAACGGCACGCTGACCAATAGCGTCGAGGCCATTCGCGTGAATGCGAATCTGCATGGCAAACCCGCCATCATCGTGCAGGGCCGCGCGGATGCGCTGGTGCCGATCAACCACGCGTCACGGCCGTATCTCGGCTTGAATCAATTGAGCGAAGGTGGCGCGAGCAAGCTGTCGTTTTACGAAGTGACGAACGCCCAGCACTTCGATGCGTTCCTCGGCGTGGCGGGTTTCGATTCGCGCTTCGTGCCGCTGCATTACTACAACCTTCAGGCGCTCAATCTGATGTGGAGTCACCTGAAGAACGGCACGCCGCTGCCACCATCGCAGGTGATTCACACGATACCGCGCGGCGGCGCGGCCGGTGCCGCGCCCGCGCTGAGCACGGCCAATCTGCCGTCGATCGCGGCGAGCCCGGGCGTCAACGCGATCACGGTGACCAACGGCGCGGTGAACGTGCCAGACTGA
- a CDS encoding xanthine dehydrogenase family protein subunit M, whose translation MDAISYERAGDVAGAVRAAQQPGAVFIGGGTNLLDLMKGGVARPMRLIDITHIRGLDTVTTLPDGGIRLGALVRNSDAANHALVREQYPLLSQAFLAGASSQLRNMATVGGNLLQRTRCGYFYDTAFTQCNKRMPGSGCAALDGLNRTHAILGASPQCIAVNPSDMSVALAALDAVVRVSGPAGERTIAFADFHRLPGDRPDVDTTLQPGELITAVDLPPPLFSANSHYLKVRDRASYAFALVSVAAALQMDGDRVKTARIALGGVAHKPWRASVAEQMLDGQPLTQATLTNAAAAALREARPQHDNRFKVRLAQRAIVRAVNQAAGRAGGVA comes from the coding sequence ATGGATGCGATCTCTTATGAACGCGCCGGCGATGTCGCCGGCGCAGTGCGGGCGGCGCAGCAGCCTGGCGCGGTATTCATCGGCGGCGGCACGAATCTGCTCGATCTGATGAAAGGCGGCGTAGCGCGGCCGATGCGGCTGATCGATATCACGCACATCCGCGGACTCGATACGGTCACGACGCTGCCTGACGGCGGCATCCGGCTCGGTGCGCTGGTGCGCAATAGCGATGCGGCCAACCACGCGTTGGTGCGCGAGCAATACCCGTTGCTCTCGCAAGCATTTCTGGCGGGCGCGTCGTCACAACTGCGCAATATGGCGACGGTCGGCGGCAATCTGCTGCAGCGCACGCGTTGCGGCTATTTCTACGATACCGCCTTCACGCAGTGCAACAAGCGCATGCCGGGCAGCGGCTGCGCGGCGCTCGACGGCCTCAATCGCACGCATGCGATTCTGGGCGCGAGTCCGCAGTGCATTGCAGTCAATCCGTCGGATATGAGCGTGGCGCTGGCCGCGCTCGATGCCGTGGTGCGCGTGAGCGGCCCCGCAGGCGAGCGGACCATTGCGTTCGCCGACTTTCACCGGCTTCCCGGCGACCGGCCCGATGTCGATACGACCTTGCAGCCCGGTGAGTTGATTACCGCCGTCGATCTGCCGCCGCCGCTCTTCAGCGCGAACTCCCACTATCTGAAAGTGCGTGACCGCGCCAGTTACGCATTCGCGCTGGTCTCGGTGGCCGCCGCGTTGCAGATGGATGGCGATCGCGTGAAGACCGCGCGTATCGCATTGGGCGGCGTCGCGCACAAACCGTGGCGCGCGAGCGTCGCGGAACAGATGCTCGACGGCCAGCCGCTCACGCAAGCAACGCTGACCAACGCCGCCGCGGCCGCATTACGCGAAGCGCGGCCGCAGCACGACAATCGTTTCAAGGTGCGGCTCGCGCAGCGCGCGATCGTGCGCGCAGTGAACCAGGCCGCCGGCCGTGCGGGAGGTGTTGCATGA
- a CDS encoding Pr6Pr family membrane protein: MRPALSEQRESELPLHTPSVSSITLAAIIAVIAWMSIVAQADITIDRTLARGLTVFDGFARMSSYLTNLTALACAICFTCVALRGHRSAPARFFRQPTVVTAVVVYMAFVGIAYNLLLRGYWTPTAFRLLLNESLHSVLPMLAALYWVLFVPRFHLRLRHCLWWLVYPLVYLGVTFWRGSLSDFYPYPFINVETLGFRHAVVNSALLFGGFLMLMAVFVGINSRRRP; the protein is encoded by the coding sequence ATGCGCCCTGCCCTTTCCGAGCAACGGGAGTCCGAGCTTCCGCTGCATACGCCTAGTGTCTCGTCGATCACGCTGGCGGCGATCATCGCCGTCATTGCGTGGATGTCCATCGTCGCGCAAGCCGACATCACGATCGATCGCACGCTTGCTCGCGGGCTGACCGTGTTCGACGGCTTCGCCCGCATGAGCAGTTACCTCACCAATCTGACGGCACTCGCCTGCGCGATCTGTTTTACCTGTGTGGCCTTGCGCGGGCACAGGTCGGCGCCTGCGCGGTTTTTCCGGCAACCTACCGTCGTCACCGCTGTGGTGGTGTATATGGCGTTTGTCGGCATCGCCTACAACCTGCTGTTGCGAGGTTACTGGACGCCCACGGCATTCCGTCTGCTGCTCAACGAATCGCTACACAGTGTCTTGCCCATGCTTGCCGCGCTTTACTGGGTGCTGTTCGTACCGCGCTTTCATCTGAGGCTGCGGCATTGTCTGTGGTGGCTGGTGTATCCGTTGGTCTATCTCGGCGTGACCTTCTGGCGCGGGAGCCTGTCGGATTTCTATCCCTACCCGTTCATCAATGTCGAGACGCTCGGGTTCAGGCATGCCGTGGTGAATTCAGCGCTGCTGTTCGGTGGCTTTCTCATGTTGATGGCCGTGTTCGTGGGGATCAATTCCCGGCGGCGCCCCTGA
- a CDS encoding CsbD family protein, with the protein MDTNSATNSAEGAVKEVAGKVQGAVGDVLGDTGTQLAGKAKELSGKAQQLCASTTSLVRETTAESPFTAIAVVALAGFVAGALWAHGASGRDYRR; encoded by the coding sequence ATGGACACCAATTCGGCAACTAACTCAGCGGAAGGCGCAGTGAAGGAAGTCGCTGGCAAGGTTCAGGGCGCGGTCGGCGACGTGTTGGGCGATACCGGCACGCAACTGGCCGGCAAGGCGAAGGAACTCAGCGGCAAAGCCCAGCAGCTATGCGCGAGCACCACGAGCCTCGTCCGCGAGACCACGGCGGAAAGCCCGTTCACCGCGATCGCGGTGGTCGCGCTCGCCGGTTTCGTGGCCGGCGCGCTATGGGCACACGGCGCCTCTGGACGCGACTATCGCCGTTAA
- a CDS encoding exodeoxyribonuclease III: MARLRIATFNINGIRSRLPALLQWLEREAPDIVCLQELKAVDSAFPVEQLRDAGYAAIWQGQSAWNGVAILSKGEAPLESRRGLPGFEDDTHSRYLEAAVGGVLVACLYLPNGNPQPGPKFDYKLAWFDHLIKHAAKLYKSAHPVVLAGDFNVVPTDEDIYNPRSWLKDALLQPESRERYQRLLAQGWTDALRTHFGDERVYTFWDYFRRHWDTNSGLRIDHLLLSADLAPRLRDAGVDRWVRGEPHASDHAPAWIELEMSAGRRKKNGA; the protein is encoded by the coding sequence GTGGCCAGGCTTCGAATCGCGACCTTCAACATCAACGGTATTCGCTCGCGCCTGCCGGCGCTGCTGCAATGGCTCGAACGCGAGGCGCCGGACATCGTCTGTCTGCAGGAACTCAAGGCGGTGGACAGCGCGTTTCCCGTCGAGCAGTTGCGCGATGCCGGCTATGCAGCGATCTGGCAAGGGCAGAGCGCATGGAACGGCGTGGCGATCCTGTCGAAAGGCGAAGCGCCGCTGGAGAGCCGCCGCGGCCTGCCCGGTTTCGAGGACGACACGCACAGCCGTTACCTCGAAGCAGCAGTCGGCGGCGTGCTGGTGGCATGCCTCTATCTGCCGAACGGCAATCCGCAGCCGGGGCCCAAGTTCGACTACAAGCTGGCGTGGTTCGATCATCTGATCAAGCACGCGGCGAAGCTATACAAGAGCGCGCATCCGGTGGTGCTGGCGGGCGACTTCAACGTGGTTCCCACCGATGAAGACATCTACAACCCGCGCTCCTGGCTGAAGGACGCGCTGCTGCAACCCGAAAGCCGCGAGCGCTACCAGCGGCTGCTCGCGCAGGGTTGGACCGACGCGCTGCGAACGCATTTCGGCGACGAACGGGTCTACACCTTCTGGGACTATTTCCGCCGGCATTGGGACACGAACTCCGGCTTGCGCATCGACCATCTGCTGCTGAGCGCCGACCTCGCGCCGCGCTTGCGCGACGCGGGCGTCGATCGTTGGGTGCGTGGCGAGCCGCATGCGAGCGATCATGCGCCTGCGTGGATCGAACTGGAGATGAGCGCAGGGCGCCGTAAGAAAAACGGCGCCTGA
- a CDS encoding 2Fe-2S iron-sulfur cluster-binding protein — protein sequence MSTHNECQDSSHASAATPPKPSRRRFLQSAAAAATVGAAPHLRAQSQTPTAPPAQVQQAVPPRPVTLTVNGRAYTLQLEPRVTLLDALREYAGLMGTKKGCDRGQCGACTVLADGRRINSCLTLAVMHEGENITTVEGLAANGALSPMQRAFIEHDAFQCGYCTPGQLCSATALLNEFRNGTASTVTANVRTRPAQLSDDEIRERMSGNICRCGAYANIVAAVRAVHEGGGQNSGGSNPNA from the coding sequence ATGTCTACGCATAACGAATGTCAGGATTCGAGCCACGCCTCCGCCGCCACCCCACCCAAACCTTCACGCCGCCGCTTTCTTCAATCAGCCGCCGCTGCCGCCACGGTCGGCGCGGCCCCGCATCTGCGCGCGCAAAGCCAAACCCCGACCGCGCCACCGGCCCAGGTTCAGCAAGCCGTGCCGCCGCGCCCGGTCACGCTGACCGTAAACGGCCGCGCGTATACGCTGCAACTCGAGCCGCGCGTGACCTTGCTCGACGCGTTGCGGGAATACGCTGGCCTGATGGGCACGAAGAAAGGCTGTGACCGCGGACAGTGCGGCGCATGCACGGTGCTCGCCGACGGCCGCCGCATCAACTCCTGTTTGACGCTCGCCGTGATGCACGAAGGCGAGAACATCACGACGGTTGAAGGACTCGCCGCCAACGGCGCGCTGAGTCCGATGCAACGCGCATTTATCGAACACGATGCCTTTCAGTGCGGTTACTGTACGCCCGGGCAATTGTGTTCCGCGACCGCCCTTCTGAATGAATTCCGCAATGGCACGGCGAGCACCGTCACGGCCAATGTGCGCACCCGCCCTGCCCAACTCTCCGACGATGAAATCCGCGAACGCATGAGCGGCAACATCTGCCGCTGCGGCGCCTACGCGAATATCGTGGCCGCCGTACGCGCGGTGCATGAAGGCGGCGGCCAGAACAGCGGCGGCAGCAACCCCAACGCCTGA
- a CDS encoding UdgX family uracil-DNA binding protein (This protein belongs to the uracil DNA glycosylase superfamily, members of which act in excision repair of DNA. However, it belongs more specifically to UdgX branch, whose founding member was found to bind uracil in DNA (where it does not belong), without cleaving it, appears to promote DNA repair by a pathway involving RecA, rather than base excision.) → MKRISIEPSFAAWRRAARELLRQGVEPERIEWVEFDSGAAGASEASEASVASGTNSTHVSNSPAIAPPAIPRELLAWLKTAACFCAPDRWSLLYRILWRWTRGERHVLDTQDADGALLDQRIQSVEHETDDLLLLTRFRRRDPSMGPPEFVGWYEPHHDLLERAAARFAERMGDSTWMLATPQGAVLWNGMLLRISRPTTEDGEHATHPFPTRQQQNPPAMQALPPGAMAGEATTSEPTEALWLAYYASVFNAAPAPVPLRYWRTPPAGPPLPAHLARQRSRLGAQSGTVTVPELPPLEYSAVTPPLREPTGPLATCRRCALWRNAKQAVAGAGPAQAALMVVGEQPGEHENQHGAPFTGPAGQLLDTVLARAGLERAALYLTYAVKHYKWETLDQQRVHRTPARREVEACQYWLENELTQVAPRVVVTLGATALKALTGAHVNLSEYLGQTIDHGGRLIVPTWHPSYALKMADGRLREDIVAGMVAAFSRAAGLAAPGVDD, encoded by the coding sequence ATGAAACGCATTTCAATCGAGCCGTCTTTTGCCGCATGGCGCCGCGCGGCGCGGGAACTGCTGCGGCAAGGAGTCGAACCGGAACGGATCGAGTGGGTTGAGTTCGATTCAGGTGCTGCGGGGGCTTCGGAGGCTTCGGAGGCTTCGGTCGCTTCGGGCACCAACAGCACACACGTTTCAAACAGCCCCGCCATCGCCCCGCCCGCCATTCCTCGCGAACTGCTCGCCTGGCTGAAAACGGCGGCCTGCTTTTGCGCGCCGGACCGCTGGTCCCTGCTCTACCGCATCCTGTGGCGTTGGACACGCGGCGAGCGCCACGTTCTCGACACGCAAGACGCTGACGGCGCGCTGCTCGATCAGCGCATCCAGTCGGTCGAGCACGAAACCGACGATCTGCTGCTGCTCACCCGGTTCAGGCGACGCGACCCGTCCATGGGACCGCCGGAGTTCGTCGGCTGGTACGAGCCGCATCATGACCTGCTGGAGCGTGCCGCCGCGCGCTTTGCCGAGCGCATGGGCGATTCCACTTGGATGCTGGCGACGCCGCAAGGCGCGGTGCTCTGGAACGGCATGTTGCTGCGAATCAGCCGGCCGACCACTGAAGACGGCGAGCACGCCACGCACCCTTTTCCCACGCGCCAGCAGCAGAATCCGCCAGCCATGCAAGCGTTGCCACCCGGCGCCATGGCCGGCGAAGCCACGACCAGCGAACCCACCGAGGCGCTCTGGCTCGCGTATTACGCCAGCGTCTTCAATGCCGCCCCGGCGCCCGTGCCACTGCGCTACTGGAGAACGCCGCCCGCGGGTCCGCCGCTGCCCGCGCACCTCGCGCGCCAGCGCAGCCGTCTCGGCGCGCAGAGCGGCACCGTCACCGTTCCGGAGCTGCCGCCGCTCGAATATTCGGCGGTGACGCCACCCTTGCGCGAGCCCACCGGACCACTGGCCACCTGCCGGCGCTGCGCGTTGTGGCGCAACGCGAAGCAGGCCGTCGCGGGCGCCGGTCCGGCTCAGGCGGCACTCATGGTGGTCGGCGAACAGCCCGGCGAGCACGAGAACCAGCACGGCGCGCCCTTCACCGGCCCAGCCGGTCAATTGCTGGACACGGTGCTAGCGCGCGCCGGCCTCGAGCGCGCGGCGCTGTATCTGACTTATGCCGTCAAGCATTACAAGTGGGAAACACTCGACCAGCAGCGCGTTCATCGCACGCCCGCGCGGCGCGAGGTCGAAGCCTGCCAGTACTGGCTGGAAAACGAGCTCACGCAGGTCGCGCCGCGTGTGGTCGTTACGCTCGGCGCGACCGCGCTGAAGGCGTTGACCGGTGCGCACGTCAATCTGTCGGAATATCTGGGGCAGACCATCGATCACGGCGGGCGGCTCATCGTGCCGACGTGGCATCCGTCGTATGCGCTGAAAATGGCCGATGGCCGGCTGCGCGAGGATATTGTCGCGGGCATGGTGGCGGCGTTCAGTCGGGCGGCGGGGTTGGCGGCGCCAGGGGTAGACGATTAA